One Setaria viridis chromosome 3, Setaria_viridis_v4.0, whole genome shotgun sequence DNA window includes the following coding sequences:
- the LOC117849898 gene encoding leucine-rich repeat extensin-like protein 4, giving the protein MRKALLLLLFVLCCLAAAVEAVGEGAAQAGAELAVVVDPSWRFPSQRLRDAYVALQTWKQQAIFSDPRNFTADWVGPGVCSYRGVFCAPLPQGEPGAGELAVAGIDLNHGDIAGYLPSELGLLTDLALLHLNSNRFCGLVPAALRRLRLLFELDLSNNRLVGAFPAVVLDLPALKFLDLRFNDFEGPIPRELFDRPLDAIFLNHNRLRSPLPDNFGNSPASVIVLADNSFGGCLPASLGNMSGTLNEILLINNGLDSCVPPEVGLLREVTVFDVSFNALVGPLPQQVAGMRKVEQLDVAHNHLSGAIPEAICALPRLKNFTVSDNYFTGEPPSCARVVPPDGDRRNCLPNRPAQRTPQQCAAFYSLPPVDCAAFQCKPFVPVPPLPPPPPVYPGPLPPVYPMPYASPPPPSHYR; this is encoded by the coding sequence ATGAGGAAggcgttgctgctgctgctgtttgtCCTCtgctgcctcgccgccgccgtcgaggcggtgggggagggggcggctcAAGCGGgggcggagctggcggtggtAGTGGACCCGTCGTGGAGGTTCCCGAGCCAGCGGCTGCGGGACGCCTACGTCGCGCTGCAGACGTGGAAGCAGCAGGCCATCTTCTCCGACCCCCGCAACTTCACCGCCGACTGGGTGGGCCCGGGGGTCTGCAGCTACAGGGGCGTCTTCTgcgcgccgctgccgcaggGGGAGCCCGGCGCCGGGGAGCTCGCCGTCGCGGGCATCGACCTCAACCACGGCGACATCGCGGGGTACCTCCCCTCGGAGCTCGGCCTCCTCACCGACCTCGCGCTGCTGCACCTCAACTCCAACCGCTTCTGCGGCCTCGTCCccgccgcgctccgccgcctccgcctcctcttcgAGCTCGACCTCAGCAACAACCGCCTCGTCGGCGCGTTCCCCGCCGTCGTGCTGGACCTCCCGGCGCTCAAGTTCCTCGACCTCCGCTTCAACGACTTCGAGGGCCCAATCCCGCGGGAGCTCTTCGACCGCCCGCTCGACGCCATCTTCCTCAACCACAACCGCCTGCGCTCCCCGCTCCCGGACAACTTCGGCAACTCGCCGGCCTCTGTCATCGTGCTCGCCGACAACAGCTTCGGCGGCTGCCTCCCGGCCAGCCTCGGGAACATGTCCGGCACGCTCAACGAGATCCTCCTCATCAACAACGGGCTCGACTCCTGCGTTCCCCCCGAGGTCGGGCTGCTCCGGGAGGTGACCGTCTTCGACGTCAGCTTCAACGCGCTCGTCGGCCCGCTGCCGCAGCAGGTGGCCGGGATGCGGAAGGTGGAGCAGCTCGACGTCGCGCACAACCACCTCTCGGGGGCCATCCCGGAGGCCATCTGCGCGCTCCCGCGGCTCAAGAACTTCACCGTCTCCGACAACTACTTCACCGGCGAGCCGCCGTCCTGCGCGCGCGTCGTCCCGCCCGACGGCGACAGGCGGAACTGCCTGCCCAACCGCCCCGCGCAGCGCACGCCGCAGCAGTGCGCAGCGTTCTACTCGCTCCCGCCGGTCGACTGCGCCGCGTTCCAGTGCAAGCCCTTCGTCCCTGttccgccattgccgccgccgccaccggtatACCCCGGGCCCCTGCCACCAGTGTACCCGATGCCAtacgcatcgccgccgccaccctcacaTTACCGATGA